One window from the genome of Serinibacter salmoneus encodes:
- the tkt gene encoding transketolase: protein MNVASPNATTVGWNDLDLAAVATAKALAADAVEKVGNGHPGTAISLAPAAYLLFQNVMRHDPADPHWLGRDRFVLSAGHSSLTQYIQLYLGGWGLELEDLESLRTWGSKTPGHPEYKHTDGIEITTGPLGTGLASAVGMAMAARRERGLLDPQAPAGESPFDHMVYVIAGDGCLQEGISSEASSLAGTQDLGNLVVIWDDNHITIEGHTSIAFTEDVLARYEAYGWHTQSVDWTHGGTEYREDVDALAAALAAAKSETGKPSIIRLRTIMAWPSPTKQDTHGAHGSKLGAEEVAGLKSALGLDPQASFAVAEEVLAHTRALGERGGAARAEWDIRYQAWREANPERAALLDRLVARELPADLAQALPTFEAGTSLATRAASGKVLAALADPLPELWGGSADLAGSNNTTMAGEPSFLPVERSSAEFAGDPYGRTLHFGIREHAMGAILNGIALHGLTRPYGGTFLTFSDFMRGAVRLSAIMGVDVTYVWTHDSIGVGEDGPTHQPIEHLAALRAMPGLAVVRPADATETAAAWLATLVKGGPTGLILSRQNLPVFPRGEQGFAEEAVARGAYVLQEASTGTPEVILVGTGSEVQLAVAARETLEAEGVPTRVVSAPCLEWFAAQEEDYRSAVLPGDVRARVAVEAGVPLSWHGIVGDAGRIVGIDHYGASADAATLFREFGITAQAVVAAARESLAAAAGNPDPTPVGATAGGSGTGDQS, encoded by the coding sequence GTGAACGTCGCCTCTCCGAACGCCACCACCGTCGGGTGGAACGACCTCGACCTCGCCGCCGTCGCCACCGCCAAGGCACTGGCCGCGGACGCGGTGGAGAAGGTGGGCAACGGTCACCCGGGAACCGCGATCAGCCTGGCCCCCGCCGCGTACCTGCTTTTCCAGAACGTGATGCGACACGACCCCGCCGACCCCCACTGGTTGGGTCGCGACCGGTTCGTGCTCTCCGCCGGGCACTCCAGCCTCACCCAGTACATCCAGCTCTACCTCGGCGGCTGGGGCCTGGAGCTGGAGGACCTCGAGTCACTGCGCACCTGGGGTTCCAAGACCCCGGGCCACCCTGAGTACAAGCACACCGACGGCATCGAGATCACGACGGGACCGCTGGGCACCGGGCTGGCATCCGCCGTCGGCATGGCCATGGCGGCGCGCCGTGAGCGCGGTCTGCTGGACCCGCAGGCGCCGGCCGGCGAGAGCCCGTTCGACCACATGGTCTACGTGATCGCCGGCGACGGCTGCCTACAGGAGGGCATCTCCTCCGAGGCCAGCTCCCTCGCCGGCACCCAGGACCTCGGCAACCTCGTGGTCATCTGGGACGACAACCACATCACCATCGAGGGTCACACCTCGATCGCGTTCACCGAGGACGTGCTCGCTCGCTACGAGGCCTACGGCTGGCACACCCAGTCGGTGGACTGGACCCACGGCGGCACGGAGTACCGCGAGGACGTGGACGCGCTCGCCGCGGCGCTCGCCGCGGCGAAGTCGGAGACGGGCAAGCCTTCGATCATCCGGCTGCGCACCATCATGGCGTGGCCCAGCCCCACCAAGCAGGACACCCACGGCGCCCACGGCTCCAAGCTCGGCGCCGAGGAGGTCGCGGGGCTGAAGTCCGCGCTCGGCCTGGACCCGCAGGCCTCCTTCGCCGTCGCCGAGGAGGTGCTCGCACACACCCGAGCGCTCGGCGAGCGGGGTGGGGCCGCACGCGCCGAGTGGGACATCCGGTACCAGGCATGGCGGGAGGCGAACCCCGAGCGCGCCGCACTCCTGGACCGTCTCGTCGCACGCGAGCTGCCCGCCGATCTGGCGCAGGCGCTGCCCACGTTCGAGGCCGGGACCTCACTCGCCACACGTGCCGCCTCCGGGAAGGTGCTGGCGGCCCTCGCCGACCCGCTGCCCGAGCTCTGGGGGGGCAGCGCCGACCTCGCCGGCTCCAACAACACGACGATGGCGGGGGAGCCCTCCTTCCTCCCGGTCGAACGCTCCTCTGCGGAGTTCGCGGGTGACCCCTACGGCCGCACGCTGCACTTCGGCATCCGCGAGCACGCGATGGGCGCGATCCTCAACGGCATCGCCCTGCACGGTCTGACCCGCCCCTACGGTGGCACGTTCCTGACCTTCTCCGACTTCATGCGGGGCGCCGTGCGGCTGTCCGCCATCATGGGCGTGGACGTCACCTACGTGTGGACCCACGACTCCATCGGAGTCGGTGAGGACGGCCCGACGCACCAGCCGATCGAGCACCTGGCCGCGCTGCGCGCGATGCCGGGCCTCGCCGTCGTGCGACCCGCCGACGCCACCGAGACCGCTGCCGCCTGGCTGGCCACGCTCGTCAAGGGCGGCCCCACCGGCCTGATCCTGTCGCGCCAGAACCTCCCGGTGTTCCCGCGTGGTGAGCAGGGCTTCGCCGAGGAGGCGGTCGCTCGCGGCGCCTACGTGCTGCAGGAGGCCTCGACCGGTACGCCCGAGGTCATCCTCGTGGGTACCGGCTCCGAGGTGCAGCTGGCCGTGGCCGCACGGGAGACGCTCGAGGCCGAGGGAGTGCCCACCCGGGTGGTTTCCGCTCCGTGCCTGGAGTGGTTCGCCGCGCAGGAGGAGGACTACCGCTCCGCGGTGCTGCCCGGTGACGTGCGCGCCCGGGTGGCCGTGGAGGCCGGCGTGCCGCTGTCCTGGCACGGCATCGTCGGGGACGCCGGACGCATCGTCGGCATCGACCACTACGGCGCCTCCGCAGACGCCGCGACCCTCTTCCGCGAGTTCGGTATCACGGCGCAGGCCGTCGTCGCTGCGGCGCGCGAGTCGCTCGCGGCAGCCGCCGGGAACCCGGACCCGACCCCGGTCGGCGCCACCGCCGGCGGTTCCGGGACCGGCGACCAGTCCTGA
- the tal gene encoding transaldolase yields the protein MATDPLARIVESGVSPWLDDLSRARLASGNLTELIRTRHVVGVTTNPTIFDKAIADGEAYAEQVAALAAAGAGVEEAVRAMTTDDVRAAADVFAAELPQARPGDARVSIEVDPRLAHDTEGTIAQARELWSLVDRSNVYIKIPATPEGLLAITEVISEGISVNATLIFDVDTYRAVALAYLDGLERAKAAGVDLSAIASVASVFLSRIDAKIDPVLEGIGTPEALELRGTAAIAGARATYGAYLEIIGSPRWQSLAQAGAQVQRPLWASTGTKNADYPDTMYVDQLVVADVVNTMPEKTLQASFDHARVPAGEDAFDTVTDTVSDAVATLEAVVRVGVPYEEIIATLTREGVESFIASWENLLATVTAALQDAA from the coding sequence ATGGCAACCGACCCCCTCGCCCGCATCGTGGAATCCGGTGTGTCGCCGTGGCTCGACGACCTCTCGCGCGCTCGACTCGCCTCCGGCAACCTGACGGAACTCATCCGCACCCGCCACGTGGTGGGGGTGACCACCAACCCGACCATCTTCGACAAGGCGATCGCCGACGGGGAGGCCTACGCCGAGCAGGTGGCAGCGCTCGCCGCAGCCGGGGCCGGCGTGGAGGAGGCGGTCCGGGCGATGACCACGGACGACGTGCGCGCCGCTGCCGACGTCTTCGCCGCCGAGCTGCCGCAGGCCCGGCCGGGAGACGCCCGCGTCTCGATCGAGGTGGACCCGCGCCTGGCCCACGACACCGAGGGCACGATCGCCCAGGCCCGCGAGCTGTGGAGCCTCGTGGACCGCTCGAACGTGTACATCAAGATCCCGGCCACACCCGAGGGCCTGCTCGCGATCACCGAGGTGATCTCCGAGGGGATCTCGGTCAACGCCACGCTGATCTTCGACGTCGACACCTACCGCGCCGTTGCCCTCGCCTACCTCGACGGGCTGGAGCGCGCGAAGGCCGCCGGAGTGGACCTGTCGGCCATCGCCTCGGTGGCGTCGGTGTTCCTCTCCCGGATCGACGCGAAGATCGACCCCGTGCTGGAGGGCATCGGCACCCCGGAGGCGCTCGAACTGCGCGGGACGGCCGCGATCGCCGGTGCCCGCGCCACGTACGGCGCCTACCTGGAGATCATCGGCTCGCCGCGCTGGCAGTCGCTCGCCCAGGCCGGTGCGCAGGTGCAGCGACCGCTGTGGGCCTCCACCGGCACGAAGAACGCCGACTACCCCGACACGATGTACGTGGATCAGCTCGTGGTGGCCGATGTCGTCAACACCATGCCGGAGAAGACCCTGCAGGCCTCCTTCGACCACGCCCGTGTCCCCGCGGGCGAGGACGCCTTCGACACGGTGACCGACACTGTCTCCGACGCGGTGGCCACCCTGGAGGCCGTGGTGCGGGTCGGGGTGCCGTACGAGGAGATCATCGCCACCCTGACCCGCGAGGGCGTGGAGTCCTTCATCGCGAGCTGGGAGAACCTCCTGGCCACGGTGACCGCCGCCCTCCAGGACGCCGCGTGA
- the zwf gene encoding glucose-6-phosphate dehydrogenase has product MSPNPLRNDEDRRLPRIAGPAGLVIFGVTGDLARKKLLPAVYDLANRGLLPPGFGLTGFARRDWNADHFAQVTKEAVQQHARTPFRERVWRQLEQGIRFVPGEFDDDDAFDRLAATVRELDAERGTAGNHAFYLSVPPSAFPLVCRQLARSGLSESEGDAWRRVVIEKPFGHDLASALELQSVVESVFPGDSVFRIDHYLGKETVQNLLALRFANQMFEPIWNANYVDHVQITMAEDIGIGSRAGYYDGVGSARDVIQNHLLQLLALTAMEEPVSFDPKALRAEKEKVLSAITLPEDIAAHTARGQYASGWQGGEKVKGFHEENGIPADSITDTFAAIRLDVNTRRWAGVPFYLRTGKRLGRRVTEIAIVFKRAPHLPFPLPDTVELGENALVIRVQPDEGVTLRFGAKVPGTVMEVRDVTMDFGYGHAFTENSPEAYERLILDVLLGDPPLFPHSKEVELSWRVLDPILQHWESSSVLPDAYRPGTWGPPSADEMMARDGRAWRRP; this is encoded by the coding sequence GTGAGCCCGAACCCCCTGCGCAATGACGAGGACCGCCGGCTCCCCCGCATCGCGGGGCCGGCGGGTCTCGTCATCTTCGGCGTGACCGGGGACCTGGCGCGCAAGAAGCTGCTGCCCGCGGTCTACGACCTCGCCAATCGCGGCCTGCTACCGCCCGGATTCGGGTTGACCGGGTTCGCGCGGCGCGACTGGAACGCCGATCACTTCGCCCAGGTCACCAAGGAGGCAGTGCAGCAGCACGCCCGCACCCCGTTCCGGGAGCGGGTGTGGCGCCAGCTGGAGCAGGGCATCCGGTTCGTCCCGGGCGAGTTCGACGACGACGACGCCTTCGACCGGCTCGCGGCGACCGTGCGCGAGCTCGACGCGGAGCGCGGCACCGCGGGCAACCACGCCTTCTACCTGTCCGTGCCGCCGAGCGCCTTCCCGCTGGTGTGCCGGCAGCTCGCGCGCTCGGGCCTGTCCGAGAGCGAGGGCGACGCGTGGCGTCGCGTGGTCATCGAGAAGCCCTTCGGCCACGACCTGGCCTCCGCGCTGGAGTTGCAGTCCGTGGTCGAGTCGGTCTTCCCGGGCGACTCGGTGTTCCGCATCGACCACTACCTCGGCAAGGAGACGGTGCAGAACCTGCTGGCGCTGCGGTTCGCGAACCAGATGTTCGAGCCGATCTGGAACGCGAACTACGTGGACCACGTGCAGATCACGATGGCCGAGGACATCGGCATCGGCTCCCGCGCCGGGTACTACGACGGCGTGGGCAGTGCGCGCGACGTGATCCAGAACCACCTCCTGCAACTGTTGGCGCTGACCGCCATGGAGGAACCCGTCTCCTTCGACCCCAAGGCGCTGCGGGCGGAGAAGGAGAAGGTCCTCTCGGCCATCACGCTGCCCGAGGACATCGCGGCCCACACCGCGCGCGGCCAGTACGCCTCGGGCTGGCAGGGCGGGGAGAAGGTCAAGGGCTTCCACGAGGAGAACGGCATCCCGGCCGATTCGATCACCGACACCTTCGCCGCGATCCGGCTCGACGTGAACACCCGACGGTGGGCGGGCGTGCCGTTCTACCTGCGCACCGGCAAGCGCCTGGGGCGCCGGGTCACCGAGATCGCCATCGTGTTCAAGCGGGCCCCGCACCTGCCGTTCCCGCTGCCGGACACGGTCGAGCTCGGGGAGAACGCGCTGGTGATCCGGGTCCAGCCGGACGAGGGTGTGACGCTGCGCTTCGGCGCCAAGGTCCCGGGCACCGTGATGGAGGTGCGGGACGTGACCATGGACTTCGGGTACGGGCACGCCTTCACGGAGAACTCCCCGGAGGCGTACGAACGGCTCATCCTGGACGTGCTGCTGGGCGATCCGCCGCTGTTCCCGCACAGCAAGGAGGTGGAGCTCTCCTGGCGGGTGCTCGACCCGATCCTGCAGCACTGGGAGAGTTCGAGTGTGCTGCCCGATGCCTACCGCCCCGGCACCTGGGGTCCGCCCAGTGCCGACGAGATGATGGCCCGCGACGGCCGAGCCTGGAGGCGACCGTGA
- a CDS encoding glucose-6-phosphate dehydrogenase assembly protein OpcA: MKITLQETTSSAIADQLVHLRDEGGAVALGRVFTLLVAAEADAVEDAIEAANAASREHPCRVIVIASEGPRSDPERTEDGLDAEIRVGRDAGASEIIVLRPRGGAAEQLDTLVMPLLLPDAPIVAWWPTTAPAVPSSDQLGRMAQRRITDVLGCEDPLGHLRELAENHAAGDTDLAWARATLWRGLLAAALDDVDVEDLTSITVTGRADHPSVVLLAAWLYGALGVPVTIADAPQAPALVGVTLSGGAGDLVLDRPVDTTILRITEPSGIHHRVSLPLRTRSDSLIEDLRRLDPDTVYEDVLTRGLPAFLDSQD; this comes from the coding sequence GTGAAGATCACCCTGCAGGAGACGACCTCCTCCGCCATCGCCGACCAGCTCGTGCACCTGCGGGACGAGGGCGGTGCGGTGGCGCTCGGACGCGTGTTCACCCTCCTGGTGGCCGCGGAGGCCGACGCGGTGGAGGACGCGATCGAGGCCGCCAATGCAGCCAGCCGCGAGCACCCGTGCCGGGTGATCGTGATCGCCTCCGAGGGCCCTCGGTCCGATCCCGAGCGCACCGAGGACGGGCTGGACGCGGAGATCCGGGTGGGGCGCGACGCCGGAGCCTCCGAGATCATCGTGCTGCGACCCCGTGGGGGCGCCGCAGAGCAGTTGGACACCCTGGTGATGCCGCTGCTGCTCCCGGACGCGCCGATCGTGGCGTGGTGGCCGACGACGGCGCCCGCAGTTCCCTCCAGTGATCAACTCGGGCGCATGGCCCAGCGGCGCATCACGGATGTGCTCGGGTGTGAGGACCCGCTCGGTCATCTGCGCGAACTGGCCGAGAACCACGCCGCCGGCGACACCGACCTGGCCTGGGCACGTGCCACCCTGTGGCGGGGGCTGCTCGCCGCGGCGCTGGACGACGTCGACGTCGAGGACCTCACCTCGATCACCGTGACCGGGCGCGCCGACCACCCCTCGGTGGTGCTCCTGGCCGCCTGGCTGTACGGGGCGCTGGGTGTCCCGGTGACGATCGCCGACGCGCCACAGGCCCCGGCGCTGGTCGGGGTGACGTTGAGCGGCGGCGCGGGCGACCTCGTCCTGGACCGACCGGTGGACACCACGATCCTGCGTATCACCGAACCCAGCGGGATCCATCACCGGGTGTCCCTGCCGCTGCGGACCCGGTCGGACTCGCTGATCGAGGACCTGCGACGGCTCGACCCCGACACCGTGTACGAGGACGTCCTCACCCGAGGCCTGCCCGCATTCCTGGACTCGCAGGACTGA
- a CDS encoding RNA polymerase-binding protein RbpA: MAGGSAIRGSRVGAGPMGEAERGEAAPRLWISYWCAAGHETRPSFAAEAGDEAPETWDCPRCGLPAGQDKANPPQAPRNEPYKTHLAYVKERRSEAEGAELLDEAIAALRERRGGA; this comes from the coding sequence ATGGCTGGTGGAAGCGCGATACGTGGATCCCGCGTCGGAGCGGGGCCGATGGGTGAGGCCGAACGGGGTGAGGCCGCACCGAGACTATGGATCTCCTACTGGTGCGCCGCCGGTCACGAGACCCGGCCCAGTTTCGCCGCCGAGGCCGGGGACGAGGCGCCCGAGACGTGGGACTGTCCGCGATGCGGGCTCCCGGCCGGGCAGGACAAGGCCAACCCCCCGCAGGCCCCGCGCAATGAGCCCTACAAGACACACCTCGCCTACGTGAAGGAGCGTCGCAGCGAGGCAGAGGGCGCCGAGCTGCTGGACGAGGCCATCGCCGCGCTGCGGGAGCGCCGCGGCGGCGCCTAG
- the secG gene encoding preprotein translocase subunit SecG translates to MDALRIGLQVILVLTSVILVLTILMHKGRGGGMSDMFGGGLSSGFSSSGVAERNLNRITIGTAVLWGTCVILLGLIQRYSF, encoded by the coding sequence GTGGACGCGCTCCGAATCGGACTCCAGGTGATCCTGGTCCTCACCAGTGTGATCCTGGTCCTGACGATCCTCATGCACAAGGGACGTGGCGGGGGAATGTCGGACATGTTCGGTGGTGGTCTCTCCAGCGGTTTCAGTTCATCGGGGGTCGCGGAGCGGAACCTGAACCGCATCACGATCGGCACGGCGGTGCTGTGGGGCACCTGCGTGATTCTGCTGGGACTGATCCAGCGCTACTCGTTCTGA
- the tpiA gene encoding triose-phosphate isomerase has product MTDRTPLMVGNWKLNLDHHQGIQLVQKLAWSLKDAEHDYEAVEVAVAPSFTSLRSVQTLIDADELGIKLSSQDISSHAKGAYTGEVSAEQLTALGVDFAIVGHSERRDYHGESDTIVGAKVAAAIAAGITPILCVGEKLEVRQAGEHVSLTLSQIDGALEGLSAEQVADVVVAYEPVWAIGTGEVATPEDAQEMAEAIRARVAETVDPDVAAGMRILYGGSVKADNVAAIMAKPDVDGALVGGASLVVEQFAAIAGFRSL; this is encoded by the coding sequence ATGACCGACCGCACCCCCTTGATGGTGGGCAACTGGAAGCTGAACCTGGACCACCACCAGGGCATCCAGCTCGTCCAGAAGCTCGCCTGGTCCCTGAAGGACGCCGAGCACGACTACGAGGCCGTCGAGGTCGCCGTGGCGCCGTCCTTCACGAGCCTGCGCAGCGTGCAGACGCTCATCGACGCCGACGAACTCGGCATCAAGCTCTCCTCGCAGGACATCTCCTCCCACGCCAAGGGCGCCTACACCGGTGAGGTCTCCGCCGAGCAGCTCACGGCGCTCGGGGTCGACTTCGCGATCGTCGGTCACTCCGAGCGGCGTGACTACCACGGCGAGTCGGACACGATCGTGGGAGCCAAGGTGGCCGCAGCAATCGCCGCGGGCATCACACCCATCCTGTGCGTGGGGGAGAAGCTCGAGGTCCGCCAGGCGGGCGAGCACGTCTCGCTCACGCTGAGCCAGATCGACGGCGCGCTGGAGGGGCTGAGCGCCGAGCAGGTCGCCGACGTCGTGGTCGCCTACGAGCCCGTCTGGGCGATCGGCACCGGTGAGGTGGCGACGCCCGAGGATGCGCAGGAGATGGCCGAGGCGATCCGTGCGCGTGTCGCCGAGACCGTCGACCCCGATGTGGCCGCAGGCATGCGGATCCTCTACGGCGGCAGCGTGAAGGCCGACAACGTGGCGGCCATCATGGCCAAGCCGGATGTGGACGGCGCCCTCGTGGGCGGCGCGAGCCTGGTCGTGGAGCAGTTCGCCGCGATCGCGGGGTTCCGCTCCCTGTGA
- a CDS encoding phosphoglycerate kinase: MKTLADLGDLRGKTVLVRSDFNVPLDGTTITDDGRIRAALPTLTALLDAGAKVVVTAHLGRPKGTPDAKYSLAPVAARLGELLGKDVTLAGDLVGDSADAAVAGLGEGEVALLENVRFDARETSKDADERAALAAELVALGDGVDAFVSDGFGVVHRKQASVYDVALALPHAAGLLVQTEVDALGKAISDPERPYAVVLGGSKVSDKLGVIDNLIEKADTLLIGGGMVFTFLAAKGYEVGKSLLEADQIETVKGYLARAEAKGVRIVLPTDIVAAEAFAADAAHEVVAADAIPAEAIGLDIGPASAEAFAEAIKEARTIVWNGPMGVFEMAAFAAGTRAVAQAMIDATAAGSFSIVGGGDSAAAVRTLGFDEAGFSHISTGGGASLELLEGKTLPGLAVLED, encoded by the coding sequence GTGAAGACGCTCGCTGACCTCGGCGACCTGCGCGGCAAGACCGTGCTCGTACGCTCCGACTTCAATGTGCCGCTGGACGGCACCACCATCACTGACGACGGCCGCATCCGCGCCGCACTGCCCACGCTGACCGCGCTGCTGGACGCCGGCGCAAAGGTCGTCGTGACCGCGCACCTGGGCCGCCCGAAGGGCACCCCGGACGCGAAGTACTCCCTGGCCCCGGTGGCCGCCCGCCTGGGTGAACTCCTCGGCAAGGACGTGACGCTCGCGGGCGACCTCGTCGGCGACTCGGCTGACGCCGCCGTGGCCGGTCTCGGCGAGGGCGAGGTCGCCCTGCTGGAGAATGTGCGTTTCGATGCGCGCGAGACCTCCAAGGACGCCGACGAGCGCGCCGCACTGGCCGCCGAGCTCGTGGCCCTCGGCGACGGCGTGGATGCCTTCGTCTCGGACGGCTTCGGTGTGGTGCACCGCAAGCAGGCCAGTGTCTACGACGTCGCGCTCGCACTGCCGCACGCGGCGGGTCTGCTCGTGCAGACCGAGGTGGACGCGCTCGGCAAGGCGATCTCCGACCCGGAGCGGCCCTACGCGGTCGTGCTCGGTGGTTCGAAGGTCTCCGACAAGCTCGGCGTGATCGACAACCTCATCGAGAAGGCCGACACGCTGCTCATCGGTGGTGGCATGGTCTTCACGTTCCTCGCGGCCAAGGGCTACGAGGTGGGCAAGTCCTTGCTCGAGGCGGACCAGATCGAGACCGTCAAGGGCTACCTGGCTCGCGCCGAGGCCAAGGGTGTGCGCATCGTGCTGCCCACGGACATCGTGGCGGCCGAGGCGTTTGCAGCCGACGCCGCTCACGAGGTCGTCGCCGCGGATGCGATCCCGGCCGAGGCCATCGGCCTGGACATCGGTCCGGCCTCCGCCGAGGCCTTCGCCGAGGCGATCAAGGAGGCCCGCACCATCGTGTGGAACGGCCCGATGGGTGTGTTCGAGATGGCAGCCTTCGCCGCGGGGACGCGGGCGGTGGCGCAGGCCATGATCGATGCGACCGCCGCCGGTTCGTTCTCCATCGTCGGTGGTGGCGACTCCGCGGCCGCCGTCCGCACGCTCGGCTTCGACGAAGCCGGGTTCAGCCACATCTCCACCGGGGGCGGCGCCTCCCTGGAGCTGCTCGAGGGCAAGACCCTGCCCGGACTCGCCGTACTGGAGGACTGA
- the gap gene encoding type I glyceraldehyde-3-phosphate dehydrogenase: MTIRVGINGFGRIGRNFYRAILSSGADIEVVGVNDLTDNKTLAHLLKYDTVLGVLPQSVEFDDENIVVDGKAIRALAERDPANLPWGELGADIVIESTGFFTDATKAKAHIDAGAKKVIISAPAKNEDATFVVGVNHTDYDPATQHVISNASCTTNCLAPMAKALNDAIGIEKGLMTTIHAYTGDQNIQDGPHKDLRRARAAAQNIVPTTTGAAKAVALVLPELKGKLDGFALRVPTITGSATDLTFEAGRDVTVEEVNAAVKAAAEGAMAGTLEYTEDPIVSSDIVTNPHQSIFDAGLTKVSNGNLVKVVSWYDNEWGYSSSLVKLTEFVGGKL; the protein is encoded by the coding sequence GTGACCATCCGCGTCGGGATCAACGGCTTCGGCCGCATCGGCCGCAACTTCTACCGGGCGATTCTCTCCTCGGGAGCTGACATCGAGGTCGTCGGAGTCAACGACCTCACGGACAACAAGACCCTCGCTCACCTGCTGAAGTACGACACCGTCCTGGGTGTCCTGCCCCAGTCGGTCGAGTTCGACGACGAGAACATCGTCGTGGACGGCAAGGCCATCCGCGCTCTGGCCGAGCGCGACCCCGCCAACCTCCCTTGGGGTGAGCTGGGCGCCGACATCGTGATCGAGTCCACGGGCTTCTTCACGGACGCTACCAAGGCCAAGGCGCACATCGACGCCGGCGCCAAGAAGGTCATCATCTCCGCTCCGGCGAAGAACGAGGACGCCACGTTCGTGGTCGGCGTGAACCACACCGACTACGACCCGGCCACGCAGCACGTGATCTCCAACGCGTCCTGCACCACGAACTGCCTCGCCCCGATGGCCAAGGCCCTCAACGACGCCATCGGCATCGAGAAGGGTCTGATGACGACCATCCACGCCTACACGGGTGACCAGAACATCCAGGACGGCCCGCACAAGGACCTGCGCCGCGCCCGCGCTGCCGCGCAGAACATCGTGCCGACCACCACCGGTGCCGCCAAGGCCGTGGCCCTGGTGCTCCCCGAGCTCAAGGGCAAGCTGGACGGGTTCGCGCTGCGCGTCCCGACCATCACCGGTTCCGCCACCGACCTCACCTTCGAGGCCGGCCGCGACGTCACCGTCGAGGAGGTCAACGCCGCGGTCAAGGCCGCCGCGGAGGGCGCCATGGCCGGGACCCTGGAGTACACCGAGGACCCGATCGTCTCCTCGGACATCGTCACCAACCCGCACCAGAGCATCTTCGACGCCGGGCTGACGAAGGTCTCCAACGGCAACCTCGTCAAGGTCGTCTCCTGGTACGACAACGAGTGGGGCTACTCCTCGAGCCTGGTGAAGCTGACGGAGTTCGTCGGCGGCAAGCTCTGA
- the whiA gene encoding DNA-binding protein WhiA gives MSLTAAAKDELARVRIDRTSSRKAEVSATLRFAGGLHIISGRIVIEAELDNAAAARRLRVAIAEVYGHSSEIIVVSGGGLRKGNRYVVRVVREGEALARQTGLLDQRGRPVRGLPPQVVSASVGDTVAAWRGAFLAHGSLTEPGRSCALEVTCPGPEAALALVGAARRLGITAKAREVRGVDRVVVRDGDAIAALLTRMGAHDAVLVWEERRTRREVRGTANRLANFDDANLRRSARAAVAASARVQRAFEILGEEVPEHLVEAGRLRLEHRQASLEELGQYSDPPLTKDAVAGRIRRLLATADKRAAELGIPDTESILTPEMLDL, from the coding sequence ATGTCTCTGACCGCAGCCGCCAAGGACGAGCTGGCCAGAGTTCGCATCGATCGGACCTCGAGCCGAAAGGCCGAGGTGTCCGCGACGCTGCGTTTTGCCGGGGGTCTTCACATCATCTCCGGGCGCATCGTGATCGAGGCCGAGCTCGACAACGCCGCCGCAGCACGCCGTCTCCGGGTCGCTATCGCCGAGGTGTACGGCCACTCCAGCGAGATCATCGTGGTCTCCGGTGGAGGCCTTCGCAAGGGCAACCGGTACGTGGTCCGGGTGGTGCGCGAGGGGGAGGCGCTCGCCAGGCAGACGGGCCTGTTGGATCAGCGCGGTCGCCCGGTCCGAGGGTTGCCGCCCCAGGTGGTCTCCGCCAGTGTCGGCGACACCGTGGCGGCGTGGCGTGGTGCCTTCCTCGCCCACGGCTCGCTCACGGAACCAGGTCGTTCCTGTGCCCTCGAGGTGACCTGCCCCGGGCCCGAGGCCGCACTCGCCCTGGTGGGCGCCGCGCGGCGCCTCGGCATCACGGCCAAGGCGCGTGAGGTGCGCGGGGTGGACCGGGTGGTGGTCCGCGACGGTGACGCGATCGCGGCGCTGCTGACCCGGATGGGCGCCCACGACGCGGTGCTGGTCTGGGAGGAGCGGCGCACCCGCCGGGAGGTCCGTGGTACTGCGAACCGGCTGGCGAACTTTGACGATGCGAACCTGCGTCGTTCCGCACGCGCCGCCGTGGCGGCCTCGGCCCGGGTGCAGCGTGCCTTCGAGATCCTGGGGGAGGAGGTGCCGGAGCACCTCGTGGAGGCCGGCCGCCTGCGGCTGGAGCACCGCCAGGCCTCCCTGGAGGAACTGGGCCAGTACTCCGATCCGCCGCTGACAAAGGACGCCGTGGCCGGCAGGATCCGGCGGCTGCTGGCGACGGCGGACAAGCGCGCCGCGGAACTCGGGATCCCCGACACCGAGAGCATCCTCACGCCGGAGATGCTTGACCTGTAG